A portion of the Fusobacterium nucleatum genome contains these proteins:
- the rpe gene encoding ribulose-phosphate 3-epimerase: protein MTNGIKIAPSILSSDFSKLGEEVAAIDKAGADYVHIDVMDGQFVPNLTFGPPVIKCIRKCTGLIFDVHLMIDKPERYIEDFVKAGADIVVVHAESTIHLHRVIQQIKSFGIKAGISLNPSTPEEVLKYVINDIDMVLVMSVNPGFGGQKFIPAVVEKIKAIKKMRVDIDIEVDGGITDETIKVCVDAGANIFVAGSYVFSGNYKERIDLLKLKAK, encoded by the coding sequence ATGACTAATGGGATTAAAATAGCCCCGTCCATATTATCAAGTGATTTTTCAAAACTTGGTGAGGAAGTTGCGGCTATTGATAAAGCAGGAGCAGACTATGTACATATAGATGTTATGGATGGACAATTTGTACCTAACTTAACTTTTGGACCTCCTGTAATAAAATGTATTAGAAAATGTACTGGGCTCATATTTGATGTGCATTTGATGATAGATAAACCAGAAAGATATATTGAAGATTTTGTGAAAGCAGGAGCAGATATTGTTGTTGTACATGCAGAATCAACAATACATTTACATAGAGTTATACAACAAATTAAATCTTTTGGAATTAAAGCAGGAATATCGTTGAATCCATCCACACCAGAAGAAGTATTAAAATATGTTATAAATGATATTGATATGGTATTGGTTATGAGTGTAAACCCTGGTTTTGGAGGACAAAAATTTATACCAGCTGTGGTTGAAAAAATTAAGGCAATAAAGAAAATGAGAGTAGATATAGATATAGAAGTGGATGGTGGAATTACAGATGAAACTATAAAAGTTTGTGTAGATGCAGGAGCTAATATATTTGTAGCAGGTTCTTATGTATTTTCAGGAAATTATAAAGAAAGAATAGATTTATTAAAATTAAAAGCTAAATAA
- the rsgA gene encoding ribosome small subunit-dependent GTPase A, with protein sequence MNKIQGFYYVESNGQVFECKLRGILKKTNNKYNCVVGDRVEISEDNSIVEIFKRDNLLIRPIVANVDYLAIQFAAKHPNIDFERINLLLLTAFYYKIKPIVIVNKIDYLTEEELVELKEKLSFLERISVPMFLISCYQNIGLEEVENFLKDKITVIGGPSGVGKSSFINFLQSERILKTGEISERLQRGKHTTRDSNMIKMKAGGYIIDTPGFSSIEVPNIENREELISLFPEFLNIDSCKFLNCSHIHEPGCNVKKQVEENKISKERYDFYKKTLEILLERWN encoded by the coding sequence ATAAATAAAATTCAAGGCTTTTATTATGTTGAAAGTAATGGTCAAGTTTTTGAATGTAAATTAAGAGGAATTTTAAAAAAAACTAATAATAAATATAATTGTGTTGTAGGAGATAGAGTTGAAATCTCAGAGGATAATTCAATAGTTGAGATATTTAAAAGAGATAATCTGCTTATAAGACCTATTGTTGCAAATGTTGATTATTTAGCAATACAGTTTGCAGCAAAGCATCCAAATATAGATTTTGAAAGAATAAATCTTCTGTTATTAACAGCATTTTATTATAAAATAAAACCTATTGTAATTGTAAATAAAATAGATTATTTAACAGAAGAAGAGTTAGTAGAATTAAAAGAAAAATTATCTTTTTTAGAAAGAATATCTGTTCCAATGTTTTTGATTTCTTGTTATCAAAATATTGGTTTAGAAGAAGTTGAAAATTTTTTAAAAGATAAAATAACAGTAATTGGTGGACCTAGTGGAGTAGGGAAATCAAGTTTTATTAATTTTTTACAAAGTGAAAGAATTTTAAAAACTGGTGAAATTAGTGAGAGATTACAAAGAGGAAAACATACAACAAGAGATTCTAATATGATTAAAATGAAAGCAGGTGGTTATATAATAGACACTCCTGGCTTTTCTTCAATAGAAGTTCCAAATATAGAAAATAGAGAAGAACTAATTTCATTATTCCCAGAATTTTTAAATATAGATAGCTGTAAATTTTTAAACTGTTCCCATATTCATGAGCCAGGTTGTAATGTAAAAAAACAAGTAGAAGAAAATAAAATATCAAAAGAAAGATATGATTTTTATAAAAAAACTTTGGAAATTTTATTAGAAAGGTGGAATTGA
- a CDS encoding MarR family winged helix-turn-helix transcriptional regulator: MSVNIQRVNDVLEEYYKLFYKTEDMALKRGIKALTHTELHIIESIGENTQLTMNELADKIGITMGTATVAISKLSDKGYIDRARSTTDRRKVFVSLTKKGVDALTYHNNYHKMIMASITESIPDKDLEQFVKTFEVILESLRNKTDYFKPMTITDFKEGTKVSVVEIKGTPIVQNYFLNHNIENFTLLKVLKSNDKSQFKIEKEDGEILTLDILDAKNLIGVKAD, encoded by the coding sequence ATGTCAGTAAATATACAAAGAGTTAATGATGTTTTAGAGGAGTACTATAAATTATTTTATAAAACAGAGGATATGGCTTTAAAAAGAGGAATTAAAGCTTTAACACATACAGAATTACATATAATTGAATCAATAGGAGAAAATACCCAACTTACTATGAATGAACTTGCTGATAAAATTGGTATAACAATGGGGACAGCAACAGTTGCCATTTCAAAATTATCTGATAAAGGATATATTGATAGAGCAAGATCAACAACAGATAGAAGAAAGGTATTTGTATCGCTTACTAAAAAAGGTGTAGATGCTTTAACTTATCACAATAACTATCATAAAATGATTATGGCTTCTATCACTGAAAGTATACCTGATAAAGATTTAGAACAATTTGTTAAAACTTTTGAAGTAATCTTAGAATCTTTAAGAAATAAGACAGATTATTTTAAACCTATGACTATAACTGACTTTAAAGAAGGAACAAAGGTTTCTGTTGTTGAAATAAAAGGGACTCCTATTGTTCAAAATTATTTCTTAAATCATAATATAGAAAACTTTACACTTCTAAAAGTTTTAAAATCTAATGATAAATCACAATTTAAAATAGAAAAAGAAGATGGAGAAATTTTAACACTTGATATTTTAGATGCAAAAAATTTAATAGGAGTAAAAGCTGATTAA
- a CDS encoding DUF262 domain-containing protein: MLNKVNKMNFNPSTLPIITLMNSIKNEKRSGLDLQPTYQRGYIWDNDFKEKLIYSLTKHYPIGNIIIRNLEEPNEKNSKSEVVDGQQRLTTIYKFVNDELIVSGEIARKIVEENIDYYEEEYLTNKAVGKILKKFKENKKIDLIFSSLPNGLKSDIETFPLSLTFISNAKTEEVSEYFRFVQNQERLKAGEIIGSFPDTYLEKYLRKLNNKEKLLEILNFKDNRKEFEKIFYSMFGILENKIKLGGTDKNIQEYARNKNDDFTEEVNEQVNNMIANLNIISKLENKNKLEISFNKRYLKFLLLICALGNLNFKENGEKILSDLNIINDKLSAFNSAKSNALDKKFGKYSRNKIEEYRKLSLLVKGAQKLIDVKKGIKFLEKELKNK; this comes from the coding sequence ATGTTAAATAAAGTAAACAAAATGAATTTTAATCCATCAACTTTGCCTATTATTACTCTTATGAATAGCATAAAAAATGAGAAGAGAAGTGGATTAGACTTGCAACCGACTTATCAAAGAGGTTACATTTGGGATAATGATTTTAAGGAAAAATTAATTTATAGTTTAACAAAACACTATCCAATAGGAAATATTATTATAAGAAATCTGGAAGAACCAAATGAAAAAAATTCAAAAAGTGAGGTTGTTGATGGTCAACAAAGATTAACAACAATTTATAAATTTGTTAATGATGAACTTATTGTTTCAGGAGAAATTGCTAGAAAAATAGTTGAGGAAAATATTGACTATTATGAAGAAGAATATTTAACAAATAAAGCAGTTGGAAAAATATTAAAGAAATTTAAAGAAAATAAAAAAATAGATTTAATTTTTTCATCTCTTCCAAATGGTCTTAAAAGTGATATAGAAACATTTCCATTATCTTTAACTTTTATATCAAATGCAAAAACAGAAGAAGTTTCTGAATATTTTAGATTTGTTCAGAATCAAGAAAGGTTAAAAGCAGGAGAAATTATTGGTTCTTTCCCTGATACCTATTTAGAAAAATATTTGAGAAAATTGAATAATAAAGAAAAATTATTAGAAATTCTTAATTTTAAAGATAATAGAAAAGAGTTTGAAAAAATCTTTTATAGTATGTTTGGAATATTAGAAAATAAAATAAAATTAGGTGGAACTGATAAAAATATCCAAGAATATGCTAGAAATAAGAATGATGATTTTACAGAAGAAGTGAATGAACAGGTAAATAATATGATAGCTAATTTAAATATTATTTCAAAATTAGAAAATAAAAATAAATTAGAAATCAGTTTTAATAAGAGATATTTAAAATTTTTATTGCTTATTTGTGCTTTAGGAAATTTGAATTTTAAAGAAAATGGAGAAAAAATATTATCAGATTTAAATATAATTAATGATAAATTATCAGCTTTTAATTCAGCTAAATCAAATGCTCTGGATAAAAAGTTTGGAAAATATTCTAGAAATAAAATAGAAGAATATAGAAAATTAAGTTTATTAGTAAAGGGAGCTCAAAAACTAATAGATGTAAAAAAAGGAATTAAATTTTTAGAAAAAGAACTAAAAAACAAATAA
- a CDS encoding co-chaperone GroES translates to MNIKPIGERVLLKPIKKEEKTKSGILLSSKSSNTDTQNQAEVIALGKGEKLEGIKVGDKVIFNKFSGNEIEDGDVKYLIVNAEDILAIIG, encoded by the coding sequence ATGAATATCAAACCTATTGGAGAAAGAGTTCTGTTAAAACCAATAAAAAAAGAAGAAAAGACTAAGAGTGGTATATTACTTAGCTCAAAATCATCTAATACAGATACACAAAATCAAGCGGAAGTTATTGCTTTGGGAAAAGGAGAAAAATTAGAAGGAATTAAAGTTGGAGATAAGGTTATTTTCAATAAGTTTTCTGGAAATGAAATAGAAGATGGGGATGTAAAATATTTGATAGTTAATGCAGAAGATATTTTAGCTATTATTGGATAA
- a CDS encoding PASTA domain-containing protein has protein sequence MKKFRKENEVDDLDLDNLEFEEEVIEIEEKKDDKKKLAKIILNIVLILAIIKLGSNIFQRYYFNEFYYKAPNLLGLNIDEAKKTISHSALNIREMGEVYSDLPYGTVALQEPSEGTIVKRARNIKVWVSKESPSVFLDDLVGMNYIEASSLLNKNGMKVGEVKRIKSDLPINQVIATSPKSGEPISRGQKFDFLISNGLE, from the coding sequence ATGAAAAAATTTAGAAAAGAAAATGAAGTTGATGACTTAGATTTAGATAACTTAGAATTTGAAGAAGAAGTAATAGAAATAGAAGAAAAAAAAGATGATAAGAAAAAGTTAGCAAAAATAATTTTAAATATAGTTTTAATACTAGCAATAATAAAATTAGGTTCTAACATATTTCAAAGATATTATTTTAATGAATTTTACTATAAAGCACCAAATCTATTAGGACTTAATATAGATGAAGCTAAGAAAACTATATCTCATTCTGCTTTAAATATTAGAGAAATGGGAGAAGTGTATTCTGATTTACCTTATGGAACAGTTGCTTTACAAGAGCCATCAGAAGGTACTATTGTAAAAAGAGCAAGAAATATAAAAGTATGGGTAAGTAAAGAATCTCCATCAGTATTCTTAGATGATTTAGTAGGAATGAACTATATAGAAGCAAGCTCTTTACTTAATAAAAATGGTATGAAAGTTGGAGAAGTTAAAAGAATAAAATCAGATTTACCTATTAATCAAGTTATAGCAACTTCACCAAAAAGTGGAGAGCCTATATCAAGAGGACAAAAATTTGATTTCTTAATAAGTAATGGACTAGAATAA